In the Lepus europaeus isolate LE1 chromosome 10, mLepTim1.pri, whole genome shotgun sequence genome, CTGGGGCAGCCGGCAGAGCTGGCCGGGGGCAGCGAGCAGGTGGGCTGAGGGTGCCCAGGGCCACGGCAGGGTCCTGGCTGGGCCGCCCAGTGCCCTGAAGTTGTTGGTGCAGATCCTGCTCAAAGCCACACAAGTGACATATAGAACCGGCCGGGGCTGGCTGGGCCTTGGACAATCAGGTGCCGGCAGCATGGGGTAAGGTTGGTGTTTTGAAGCAGTGCGGGGGCCCTCTATGGGAGCCCCATCAGGAGTGAGGaccgggcgggggtgggggtcacctccttcctccaccccctcccccagacccctTCCTCCCCGTGGGGGCTCTGGGGCTCCCGCACTCCCTCTCCCTAAATGGGACTGGGGGCCGTGGGGCGGTGACCCTCCGTGGACAGGGGCCCTCCCCAACCCCAAGGCAGCGcctctgcccccccccgcccccccaggcccaggcccctccaCCCCGAGGCCCCTGCGGACCGGccgccggccccagccccggcagGGAAGCGCAGCGCCACCCGAGCCGGCCTCCCCGGGCCTGGGGCCCCGGCCAGCGCGCGGGCCCATCCCGGAAGGGCCTCTGGCCTCGGGCCGGCCCGGCCGGCGCCCCCTCGCGGCCCGCAGCGGCGGGGGAGGCGGGGCCCGCGGGCgccgggcgggccggggcggCGCCGAGCCCGGGCCCGGCGGGCGGCGGGGCGAGCGGCGGGCCGGGCGGGCCGGCCGGGCGGCGGGAAGATGGCGAACGTGGGGCTGCAGTTCCAGGCGAGCGCCGGGGACGCGGACCCGCAGAgccggcccctgctgctgctcGGGCAGCTGCACCACCTGCACCGCGTGCCCTGGAGCCACATCCGCGGGAAGCTGCAGCCCCGGGTCACCGAGGAGGTGAGCGGGCCGCGCcgccatgcgccggccgcggaggcCCAGGCCGGGGGCGCGCAGGCCCCgccgcgccgcccgcgccgcccgggCCCGGCCTGCCCGGGGCCCCCGCGCCCGCCGCGGAGCCCTGGCTCCCAGAAACGCCTGGGCcgctgcccacctgcctggcGGCGGAGGCCCCGGGGGAAGGCGGCCCAGCCCCGTGCAGTCGGGGCCGAGTGTGTGAACCAAAGGCGGCCGCACCGGCCAGTGAGCCCCGACGGCCTCCTCCCCGCACGCGGGCGCACGGGGCCTGCAGGGACGCCCTCGGGGAGGGCCCTTCGGTCCGTGCCCGCCAAGCTTGACGCCTGTGCTCTCTCCCTCCGGCccctccagctgtggcaggccGCCCTGGGCAGCCTCAACCCCAACCCCACGGACAGCTGTCCCCTGTACCTGAACTATGCCACGGTGGCcgccctgccctccagggtgaGCAGGCACAACAGCCCCTCGGCCGCCCACTTCATCACCCGGCTGGTGCGCAGCTGCCTGCCGCCCGGCGCCCATCGGTGCATCCTGGTGAGTGCCGCCGGCAGCAACCgtgcccagccccggcccagcaCACTGGGCCCCGCACCCCGGGGGGACCCAGAGATGGGCACACACCTCCACACCATCCCCTCTGCCCTGCACACATGGAAGCAAGCCAGGGGCCCGCTGGCTGCCCCCACCTCACCCTGGTGGCAATGGTGCCCCAGCCAGCCCGGTTGACATCTGTCGGtggtgctctctgcctctctgtggctccagGGAGACCCAAGGGGCTGGCCTGGCCTCCCCACGCCCCCCACGCCCCTGCGGCCCCTCAGCCCCCGTCTCTCCCTGTGCAGATGGTCTGCGAGCAGTCCGACGTGTTCGCCTCGGCCTGCGCCCTGGCCCGCGTCTTCCCGCTGTTCACTCGCCGCTCGGGGGCATCTCGGCGCGCGGAGAAGAAGACGGTCGTGGTGGAGTTTTTCCTGGTGGGACAGGACAACGGGCCGGTGGAGGTGTCCACGCTGCAAGTGGGTGTCTGGCCGCGCAGACCCCGGCCCGGGCTGCACCTGCTCAGGGAGCCCCAGGGTGGCCTGGGCAGCTCCGTGTGGAGGTTCCCCGGGAGCCTGGCTCTGTCTTTGAGACTCTGGGCTGTTGGGCCTGTGTGGTTGAGCACCTGGCCAGTGACAAGCCCAGTCAGTCGTGTTTCCATGGTGACGACCGCCCTGCCCTGTGGTGCACTTTGACATGAGCAGCCCCCACCCTGAGGTTCCCCTGTGGGCCTGACCCAGGGCTCCTCTGCCCGCAGGGGCAGCCTGTACCACGGCCACGCCCACCTTGCCCTCCGCCCACGTAGCCCCTGCCCCTTGTTCTTCCCTTCTGTCGCCCCCCCAGGGTGCCTGGTCCTCACTTTGTGTCTTACTGCTTTGCCTCTCTTAAGGCCgcaccccctctgcccccagcacccagccagcAAACCCTAGCTTGGGCCCCCTTCCTGAAGCCGTGTGTACGACCTCTGCTGGCCGTAGGCCCTTGGCCATCACGAGCTCTCTGGGTCTGGCCCGGTGCCTGGCACGCAGTTCGCTCCATGAACATGTTCGGAACGGATGGACGGGAGTTAGGAGGAGGAAACAGCCCTCGTCCTTTGCCCTCTCAccccttgcttctgcctggggtCTTGGAGGTGATGCCCACTGCCCTTGGGACCAGTCCCAGACAGGATGAGCACCCGCTGACGGGGGGCCGGGACCCTCAAGTCTCAGCCTTGGGGGCTGAAGAacctgggcaggtgcaggcagaCTCTCATTGGCTGGGGGGCGGCGTCAACCCTGACGTGACATGCCTCAGGTGGGCGGGGGAGGGCCAGACGTTGTGGGCTTTGCTCTCAGTATCCTGCTGTGGCAGGCAGAACTCGCCACTTCTGAGCCTGGCCGTGGACgctggggcccaggggcagggccctTCCCGGGCACCCGGGGAGCAGCCCGATTCGACACATGCGCAGCCTGTCTGCACGCCTGTGCCCTGTGAGCTTGCCGGGTCTGAAGCCCCGCGAGGCCCAGGGTCCTTCCTGTTCTcggcccctcccccttcccggtGCTGGGGCGGGTCTGCAAAAGCAAGCAGAACCTGGGGGGACGGTTGGCTCCCCGGTCGGAGGGCACGGGGGCTGCCTTGCCTGTGCCCAGAGCTCTGTGCCCTGGAGTTTCACGGAGATGGGGCGAGGAGCAGGACAGGAGGCTCGGACCGGAAACTGGGCCTCAGTCCATGAGTTTAGGGCCCTGGCCGAGGGTGCCCATGCATCCAGAGGTGCACTGGCCGAGGCTGTGCGAGCCCAGCGTGCTGGGTCACGGCCACGGGGAGGGGCAGGCGGCGTGGGCCTTGCTTTCCTTCCCACTGCCCCCGCCGCCCCGTCAGCAGTCCCCCGGGCTCCCAGAGCCAGCCGGTGCCCTGATGCCTCCAGGCAGACAGGAAGGGGACACACtccacccagccccagggccctcgCGACGGCCTTTCGCTTTCTCCTAGTGCTTAGCCAGCGCCACGGAGGGTGTGCGGCTGGCGGCCCGCATCGTGGACACGCCCTGCAGTGAGATGAACACAGACACCTTCCTCGAGGTGGGTGGCCCCCAGCACTGGGCAGGGACAGAATGGGGTGGGTGAGCTGGGCCCCCAGGTGAAGAGGAGCCCGGCTGCTTCCCGGGGAGCGCCGCTGTCCACCCAGGCCTCCAGGCCCCCGCAGGGCTGCAGCCTGAGCTGTGGACGCGGGGGCCTTGCAGGGGGAGCCCGCCTTCCTGGGTTTCCAGGAGAGTCCAGCGGTGGCCGCCTTCCAGGATGGGCTCCTCCCGCCGTGCAGGCAGCCAGGCCTCGCCTTGACCAAAGCCACCCTCACCTGTGCTCGTCTTGTTTTTTCCACGAACTCGTCCAGGAGATCAACAAGGTTGGGAAGGAACTGGGGATCGCCCCCACCGTCATCCGGGACGAGGAGCTCAAGACGAGGGGCTTTGGAGGTAGGAGGGGGCTGCGCGTCCCTGCGGGTCTTGGCTTGGGGAGTGGGCACTTGGGTGGCACCGGTTGACTGTCCCGGATTCCATcctactgtgacctgggaagaCGTAGCCCATGTCCAGCCCCAGgccagagcctgggaagcagagctctctggggaggggggcagccgTCCAGGTTCGGATGTGGATTCTGGAAGCCGCTAGATCCAAGTCCTTCCCCTGTCTGCAGCCTCCCTGGCCAGATCGCAGGGCCTCTCTGGTCCTCGAACACACACGTCCCTGTCCACGTCAGGGCCTCAGCACAGATGGCCTCACCACCCAGAGTGTTCttacagcccccacccccaccccagtgccccAGATGCACATCCCCTGGCCTGGGAACCCGAGGGCCAGCCCGCCCCGCTCAGCGTGATCCATGGTTGCAAAACAGATTTCCCcaggagagaggggtggaggggcagCTCCGTGGGTGGGGTCGGCTGGCGGCCCTGGGCCCGGGGCCTGCTTCCAGCAGGGCTGGCTGGCAGTGTGCCGTGTGATGGATGCGGCAGTAACTCTCCCCAGGGCCGCTGGCTGCCCCGGGGCACGAGAGTGAGAAAGCGGGCACACGGGAGGGAAGCACCTGCCTATTTCTTGGAACCCAGTCTCAGGATTGGATGCTGGACGCTGTGTCCTTTGGTTGGAGCTGAGATGCCCAACCCTGCATGCCCTGagaggagccccctggctgtgcccactgcaggcctgggagggggaAAGTCTCACGGAACAGGTGCCATTGGCAGTGGGTGTTGTGGGCTGAGGAGGAGTTGGTGGGCAGCCACATGCTCCCACCCGTGGCTGGGGGACCCCACAGGCAGGCCAGGGCTTCCTTGAGAAGATGCCACCTGAGCTAGAGAGGCGGGGCCGCTGGGAAGGCGGGAGGGAGCTCGGCCCCGTGGTGCAGCCGCAAATGCAGGGAgggctccgggggggggggggggggtccgcgTGGGCCGGGGCGGCCTTGGAGCATCACCCGAGAATCCTCTCATCCTGCAGTCTGCTCCTCCGGAGGTGACGCAGTGGGGGcatcgctctcgctctctctcgctctctctctcgctgtcactctctctctctctctctctctctctctctcgctgttgctctctctcggtctctctctcgctctctctcgctctgtctctcgctcgctcttgctctcgctctcgctctcagtTTTCCTGCCTGACGATACTTTGCACAGGCTCCACATGCAGTCCCGGGTGCCCAGACCCCTGCCAGCCTGAGCGGGGCGGGGGTCAGGGAGGCCGGCTGGCAGCTCTCCTAGAGAAATACCAGCCCATGTGAGAACCCGGTGTTTCCAGGACCGTCCAGGATTCCACACAGCCCCGCCCGCCCCTCACCGAGCTGCCCTGTGCTTCTTGCAGGCATCTATGGCGTCGGCAAAGCTGCCGTCCATCCCCCGGCCTTGGCCGTCCTCAGCCACACCCCCGACGGAGCCACACAGACCATCGCGTGGGTGGGCAAGGGCATCGTGTATGACACCGGAGGCCTTAGCATCAAAGGAAAGGTGAGGCGGgggtctggggggtggggggtgggccgGCCCCGGTCCCATCGCGGGCGACAGCAGGGTCCAGGGGAAGCCAGCACAGCCAGTTCCTCATCCAAG is a window encoding:
- the NPEPL1 gene encoding LOW QUALITY PROTEIN: probable aminopeptidase NPEPL1 (The sequence of the model RefSeq protein was modified relative to this genomic sequence to represent the inferred CDS: deleted 2 bases in 2 codons), whose protein sequence is MANVGLQFQASAGDADPQSRPLLLLGQLHHLHRVPWSHIRGKLQPRVTEELWQAALGSLNPNPTDSCPLYLNYATVAALPSRVSRHNSPSAAHFITRLVRSCLPPGAHRCILMVCEQSDVFASACALARVFPLFTRRSGASRRAEKKTVVVEFFLVGQDNGPVEVSTLQCLASATEGVRLAARIVDTPCSEMNTDTFLEEINKVGKELGIAPTVIRDEELKTRGFGGIYGVGKAAVHPPALAVLSHTPDGATQTIAWVGKGIVYDTGGLSIKGKTTMPGMKRDCGGAAAILGAFRAAIKQGFKDNLHAVFCLAENSVGPEATRPDDIHLLYSGKTVEINNTDAEGRLVLADGVSYACKDLGADIILDMATLTGAQGIATGKYHAAVLTNSAEWEAACVKAGRKCGDLVHPLVYCPELHFSEFTSAVADMKNSVADRDNSPSSCAGLFIASHIGFDWPGVWVHLDIAAPVHAGERATGFGVALLLALFGRASEDPLLNLVSPLGCEEDAQEDDMGRDSKRRRLV